The sequence below is a genomic window from Streptomyces sp. NBC_00289.
CGCTCGGTCAGAGCGGGAGTCGGTAGGGGCCCGTCGAGCAGGCTCCGCCGAGCTCCGACAGGCAGCCCGCGAAGATGCGATCTGGTTCCCCCCGTCGGATGGTGGAGTCATGAACCATCACCACCAGTCCCAGCGGACGACAGAGATCGACACTCGGCTCGTCACGACCGGTGCGGCGCTCACCGCGGCCGGTGCCGTGGTGGCCTGCGTCGGCATGACTGTCGCGGCCTCCGCCGTGTTCGCAGCAGGCCGGCGCATGATCCGCGACATGGACGTGCCCCCGACCCAGCAGGCAGCCATGAAGTGGCGGCAGGCCAAGGAGGCGTCCCGAGCGGGCATGCAGGCGTGGCAGTCCACGTCCGACGCCCACAGCGGATCTCCCGCCCGCTAGGCCCGCCGAAGCCACTCCGCCCACCGGGTCTCCCGGCCCGGTGTCGGTGGAGTGACGTCTCTTGCAGGTGAGTGCGGGATTCCCAGGGGGAACGGGACCAGGGTTCGTCCGACCGGCGACAACGTGATCATCGGTACCTGGGCCCGTCGGCGCGGCGTCGTCGGTGGACGACGCCGCCGGCGACGTCACCTCGGCGGGCGACCGCGTCGTTCAGCGCATTCACCGCGAGCCGTGCCCGCATCCGGCTGGAGATGGAGTTGCCGACGATCCCGCCGGAGAATGCGTCCTTGACCGCGCGAAGACACAACTCGCCTTCATTGGTGAGGTGTTCGGTGATGTCAGTCAGCCACAGCTCGTTCACCGCGCCGGCGGCTCGACGAGCGCCGCCACCTGGCGGTGCTTACGCTTGACATCGCCGGGCCTCGAGGGGGATTCCCGCGTTCAGCGGGGCGCCTCGGCTCCCTACAGCACTGAAAGGCTGTCCACCATGGCCACCGCATCTGAGACTCCCGTACTCGACACGCTCGCCGCCATGACCATCGACTCCATCGAGCACTGCCACCTGGACAAGCGCTCGCTCATCCAGGCCCGCATTGCCGCACTCGTGGCCATGGACGCGCCGGCAATCTCCTACCTGGCCCACATCGACCCTGCGATGAAGTCCGACTTCACGATCGAGCAGTTGCAGGATCTGCTGGTCGCCATCGCACCCGTCGTGGGAACAGCACGCGTGATGTCGGCCGCAGGCCACATCGCGGAGGCGTTCGGTGTCGCGCTCGCCCTGGTCGAGAGCGAAGCCGTAGCAATGGCCCGGGCCGAAGCCGAGAGCCGTAGCGCTTCATAGAGCGCTGCCCGTGCGCTCCTGAGCGACAAGGGATTCTTGCTCTGCGCGACTCCACGAAAAGCGTGGCTGAGCCAGAGCTGAGGGTGCCCTTGCTCCCCTCCAGGGGAGCGAGGGCACCGTGCGCGTGTGGGCTGTCGTGAGCGGCGTTCGGTTATTGCACGTCCACGAAGTCGCCGGCCGCGTTGACGGGCGGCGTGGTGGAGGTGCCTGCGAAGTTCCAGCGCCAGTAGCCGTCTTCGGACGCGGGGGCGGTGGTCGTCAGGTTGCCGGTGCTGGAGGCGTTCACGGTCTTGATGGTGGTGTAGGTCGTGCTGCCGGCCTTGCGGAACTGGAGCTTGACCGGCTGATTCGCGTAGCCGCGGTAGTCGAGGGTGTCCCAGTTGGCCCGGGTGAGCTTGCCGGTGACGGTGAGCGTCTTGCCCTTGGCGATCGGCTCAGGACCCGCGTTGGCGGTCAGCTTGGAGTGCCGCTGAAGGCGGGTGGTGGTGTAGGTCCACCGCTCGGCCCAGCTGTCGTCGTTGGCCGACACCTGGACACCGACCTTCCATGTGCCGGCATCGGCGTTCGTGAGCCACCAATCCGGTTCGAAGGTGAAGGTCTTCGAGCAGGTGGACGTCGTGCTGCTGGAGGCGACGCAGTCCGCCGGGGTGGTGTTCTCGTTGGGCAGGATGTAGCCGTCGGCGCTGTAGTACGGGTCGGTGCCGTCCGGGCCTTGCCACAGGTAGAAATCCGCATCCCAGATGCCCGACGGGTCGGTGGCCGTCACCGAGACCGTGACCGTTTTATCGGCCGTGTCGACCACGATGTTCTTGCCACCGTTGACGGCGACGCCGCTGATCTGGATGTCGCCCACGGTCTCGTCCGCGTAGGCACCGGGTACGGCGAGGCCGGCCAGTCCGGTGACGGCGGTGAGCAGGGCAAGGGCAGCGCGCTTGCGCATGTATCTCCTTCACGGAGCGATGAGTAGGAACCGCCGGGCGTGGCACGGCGGGGCAGTTGACGCCGCTCAGGGACCGGTGACGGACTTGATCGTGTACGGGAAGGTCTCCTGCTGCCAGATCACCGTGAACCGGGAGCTCGGGCGGGCGTCGACCTGGGGCACGCGGCCATCCGACGTCAATGTCCTGGTGGTGCCGAACGTCCCGGAGCGGCTGATCAGTCGGGCGCTGGTCTTCGTGTAGCTGTACGGAGGCGTCGACTTGGGAACGACCGTGTGGAACACCAGCATGCCGTCGCCGTCGTCGTCGAGGGCCAGGTCGGGCCGGTCGCCGAGACCGAGGACGGTGACGCTGCCACGGGTGCCGCCCGCGGACAGCCGACGGCCGAGCAACTCGAGCTTGCCGTTGTTGTAGCGGGTCCACACGATCATCGAGTCGCCGTCGAGGTCCGTCGCGAGGGCATGGTGGAAGCCCACGTTGTCCGTGGCGGCCGAGATGCGCAGCGGGGCCGCCAGGGTGCCGGTGCGGCTCCAGCGAGAGGCCCAGACCTGCGAGACGGCGCCGCCGCCGGAGTGGTAGCTGATGACCGCGTCGCCGTCCCGGTCGACGCCGACCCGCACCATGCCGAAACCGCCGTACGACGCGATCGGCGAGGTGAGCACCTTCGTCGAGGAGACGGACGTCGAGGTGATCCGCTTGGCCACGACGTCCGAGGCCCGCGCCCAGGCGACGACGAACTGGCCGTTCCGGTCGACGCCGATGGCCGGCTTCTCGGCCGAGCCCGAGCCGAGGGTGATGGGCGCGCCGAGCGTGCCGTCGAGCTTGAGGCGGCGGGCGACCGCGTACCAGCTTCCCTCGCGGGTCTCCGTCCACGCCGCCATCGCGGTGCCGCCCGGGGTCACGGCGACGACCGGGGTGGTCGCGGGCGCCGACGTGGAAAACTTCTGGAGCGGTCCGACGAGGCTGCCGGAGGCCGCGACCCGCCGGCCCACGACCTCGCTGTCCTGTTGCCAGACCACCGCCGAGTCCCCGGTGTCGTCGGAGGCGATCTCCGGCCAGGACACCGCGGCGCCGTCCGGCGACAGGGTGCGGATCGCTCCCGTGGTGCCGCTCGCGAACTTCACCCTGGTCTGGACCCGCTGGTAGGAGTACGTCGTCGACAGGTCGCCGGCCGTCCAGGCCAGCAGGGCGTCGCCCTGGCGGTCGACGGAGACCTGGGGCGAGTCGGCGGCGAACCAGCCGGACGCCGACACGTTCCATGCCGATGTCCACGCCGCCTCGGCGTTGATGGCCATCGTCGCGGTGACCGCAAGCCCGGCCGCCGCAGCGACAGAAGCCCCCGCAAGGAAACGACGCTTCAACGAACGCCGATGACGTGGTGCACGCGGTGCCACCCTCATCCCCCGTTTCACATATCCATGGTTCAGTCACAGCCGTCACAAAGACCGGCTCGGAGTATGCAGCGCACCTGCATGCCGAAACGTCACAGCGCGGTGCGGACCGAGGGAATCGAGGATTGCCTCGTCAGGAACCGGACCACCAGCCGGGGCAGGGCGGGTCAGTGTGAGCGGGGCGCTCGACGCCGCCCGCCGGCCCCTCGGTGGCAGGCCCCGATGTCCGGTCGGCAAGGGCTCGCCTGTTCACCCAACTGCCCTTTAATTCACACGCGTTGACACCCGGCGCCCCGTACGATCCCCTCGCCGCCCGTTCACCGGCGCCCTGCCCGGCACCGGTGAACGGGCATCACCACGGGAGGGATCACTTGACCATGTCCTTCGGCGCGAGATCGCGCGCCGTCCTCGCTTCTCTGGGAACTCTCGGCCTGGCACTGGCCGCCGCCGCGTCACCCGCGAGCGCGGCGGCGGCGACGCCGACCACACCCACCCAGTTGTTCAACGGCTACCGGAACTGCTCGACCGACGCGGACCGGCCCACGTACCTCGGGGCCCGCGAGGGCCTTGTCGTCGAGGGCATCCCCGGAACCACCGACTCCTCCGGCAACTCCCCGGTCACCGTGCGGTACCAGGTCTGGCCGGTCGCCGATCCGACGCACACGACGACGGTCACCCGCGACCGTGTCTTCCCAGGGTCCGAGGCCCCGGGCACCCTGCCCGCCGAGGCGCTCGCCGACGGACAGACCTACGCGTGGCGGGCGCAGACGGTGGCCGGGGGCGCGGCCTCGGACTGGTCGGCTCCCTGTCACGTCACGATCGACAACACCCGCCCGGCGAACGCGCCCACCCTTTCCTCACCGAACTACCCGCCGGACGACTGGAACCAGGGCGGCGAGCCGGTCAGGTTCACGTTGGGCGCCAACGGCGTCGACGACGTCACCGGGTTCGAGTTCTCCTGGCAGCAGGACCTCCCGGTCATCGGCACGAGCATCGGTGACCACGGCGTTCCGCAGCCCGTCGACCCGTACGCGGACGCGCGGTACTTCACGCGCGCCGACGCCCCCGGCGGTTCGGCCACGCTCAGCCTGGTCCCGCCGACCGGCGCCGGCGTGATGACCCTGTGGGTGCGGAGCCTGGACCGGGCCTTCAACGGGTCGGCGATCACCAGCTACACGTTCCGCGTCGGCTCCACCGCGCCCACCGTCACCCCGGCCGTCGCCTCGCCCGAGTTCGGCGAACCGGCCACCTTCACACTCCGGCCCGACGCGGCGCTCCAGTCGACGAGCCCGGTCGTCAGCTACTCCGTGCAGACCATCGGCGGTCAGAGCGACAAGGCCTTCGACGTCACGGCGGCGGCCGACGGCACGGCGGAGGTGAAGCTCGCGCTGGACGGCATCTACGGTGAGCATCTCCGTGTGACCAGCGAAAGCGCGAACGGCTGGGTCAGCGACTCGGCGTCGTGGGGCATCGGCTACGACACCACTCCCACCGTCGCTTCGGACGCCTACCCGGAGAACGGTTCGAGCGGCGGCGTCGGCGTCCCGGGCAGCTTCACGTTCACGCCGAAGGTGAAGGGCGTCGTGAGCTACACGTACTCCTTCAACGGGGACCCGGAGGTCACCGTCGCCGCGGGCGCCGACCACACCGCGAGCCTCGACTGGACCCCGCAGTCCGACGGCTTCCACGACCTCACGGTCTACGCGACGACCCGCTCCGGCATCCGACTGGCGCCCTACGACTACTTCTTCACCGTGAACTGAATTCCGTGAACTGAATTTCGTGAACCGGACTCCGTGAACCGGACCCCGCAACGAGCGCTCGCACCGACCACCTGAACCGACCTCCGGGCCGCGACCCGGCCGACGATTCACGCTGTTTCGGGTTGCGGTTCCGGTTCCGGTTGCAGCGCCGGCGCGGGCTTCGGTTCCCACTGCGTGGTGGTCCGTACATAGCCGTGGATCACCGAGGTCATCATCAGAAGGAGAAGTGGTCCGAACACCAGGGGGTGTTCGGCCATTTCCATCGGCAGATAGCGATAGGACAGCAGGAGCGCGGTGAAGACGGTCGCGCCGTAAGCGACGAGTTGGATTCCTGATCGGTCCCAACCGCGGTCGAGCGAGCGCAGGGCGGCCTCGATCGTGACCGTGAACACCACTCCGGCAATGAGATCCGCGCCGTAGTGATAGCCGAATCCCAGCGTGGCGACGAGGGTGGCGATCAGCCAGAACGTGCCCGCGAACCGCAGAATTCTTGGGCCCTTCCGGGAATGAATGAAGATCGCGGTGGCCCACGCCGTGTGCAGGCTGGGCATGCAGTTGCGTGGGGTGAGCCGGTCGAACGGCATGTGGTGCGGAACGCCGACCGGCGTCGGTGTGTCAGGCCACAGGTCGGCCACCGCCCACGGCGCGCTGGGCGGCGTTTCCGGCCACAGGTGCGCCGACGCCCAGTGCGCGTTGCCGGTGCCGTAGGCGAAGACCGGACCGACCACCGGGAAGATCATGTAGATGGCCGGCCCGAGGAGGCCGATCACCATGAAGGTGCGCACCAGATGGTGACCCGGGAAGCGGCGCTCGACCGCCACGTGACGCAGCTGGTACAGCGCGACGACCACCGCGGCCACCGCGAGCTGGGCGTATACGTAGTTGAGGGCATGGGCACCGAGCGGGCCGGTTGCCGTGAGGACCCGGCCCACCAGCCACGACGGACTGCCCAGCGCGTGGTCGGCGGTCGCCACGTACTGGTCGAGCACCGTCGGGCGGGTCTTCGACGTGATCAACAGCCAGGTGTCGCCCGTCTTACGGCCTGCCACCAGCAGCAGGCCCAGTCCGACGCCCTTCAGCAGCAGGACCCGTTCCCGGCCGGTGCGGCGCGTGACGGCGATGACCGCACAGCCCAGCATCACCCACAGAGCGCCGTTGCCGAAGGGGTGGCCGTCGGTCAGCCGGGCACCGACCGCCCACCGCACCAGCAGGAAGGCGAGGTCGATGCCGATCGCGGCACCGGCAGCGGCGAACCGCTGCCGCCGGCTCAGCACGACCATCGTCAACGCCAGTCCGGCGTACAGCATGAAGCCGGATTTCGGCGGGAGTATCAGCTCCTGCACCTGGCAGGTGATCGGTCCCGGCAGGCCGTAGCGACGCGCGGCGATCTCCAGCGTGATGAGGAACCCGAGTGCCGCCACGCCGGTCGCGGCCCACAGCATCGTCCGCGGTCGACGCCACACGGAAAACGCTGTTCTGCGGTCTATTCGCGAAAACACCCGCGCTGCTATAGGTATCAATTATTTGGCCGATTTGTTATCTATGGGTTGAATTGAGGTCGGTCATAGCGCTGGATGACATGGTTTTCCGGTGCAGGACGGGCGATGGGGGCGTTCATCGGGAGTTCGCACATGCTATAGGAGCGGTGCAAGTGGGTTTCGGTTGTCGCTCGCGGCTCGAGAACCGGCCGCTTCCGCGCTCGACGGTCCTGCGCTCGACGGTCCCGCGCTCGACGGTCTCGTGCCAGTGACCCACCACCGCTGACGACCGGGGCAGGACGCCCGCAGCGAGCGGTCATGAACATGCTGTTAGCCCGCGTGAGGGTGTTCTCGAACTGGGGCGCCTCCTACGACGCGGTCGTCGCGGCCGGTGACATCACCGGCGACGGCCGGACCGACCTCGTCTCGCGCGACACCGCCGGAAACGTGTACCGCAACAGCGGAGACGGCAAGGGATCGTTCGGCGGACGCACGAGGATCGCGACGGGATGGCAGGGGTACAGGGCCGTGATGTAGCCGGACAGGGGACATCACCCCATCGCTCGCGCTGCCGGGCCCGGGGCCCCGTCCCGTCCAGGCCCGGCCGTTCGCCGCTCGGTGAACGGGCGGGCCGGCGGTCATCGGGTCGGGCGCCGGGCAGGCCGCTTCAGGATGTCGGCAGGCTGTAGGCGCGGTCGAAGTGCTGGGCCACCAGGTGTCCCGCTCCGTCGCAGGCGAGTTGCCAGTTGTTCACGCCGGTTTCCCGGCCGTCGGTGAAGTTCCACAGGATGCGGCCCCGGGCGGTGTCGATCGCGTAGAAGCCGGCTCGGTTCTCGAAGGCCGGGACGTAGATCGCGTGGGGGCCCGTGGCGACCGGGTTGTCCACGTTGAGGCGGGGCGTCGGGCAGAACCAGCGCCGGGAGCCGGTTTCGGCGTCGAAGGCGCACACGCCGTAGGGATCCGTACCGGTGACGTACACCGTGTCGCCGGCGGCGCCGAGGGAGGCGAACTGGCCGTGTTCGGCCTTCACCCGCCAGCGGAGCCTGCCGGTGGCGAGGTCCAGCGCGATGAGTTCACGGCCGATGGCGAACACCGTCCCGCCGAGCACCGCCAGGCCCGGCCGGAGGTCGTAGCCGACGGGATACTTCCACCGTACGGAGCTGTCGTCGGTGTTGCGGACCGTCACGTTGCGCAGGCCGTCGGCGTAGACGAACGCCCCGGAGACGATGACCGGCCGCAGCGTGATCCCGACGTCCTCCGCGCCGATCGGGATGATGGCCGTCCGACGGGCCTGCAGGTCGACGCCGAAAACCGTCTCCGTGGACGTCGCGACCCCCTCCTCGTCGGACTGGCGCTGGAGCCGGAGGCCGACGATGGAGACGGCACGGTCGGTGTAGCCGCCGAGCAGCGTGTCGAACCGGAAGTCCGGTCCGAAGTCCAGTGTGAACCGCTCGGTGCCGTCGGCCGGGTCGACACCGATCACCGTCGATCCCGAGCCGAGCGCGACAACGGCGCCGTACGCCAGCAGCGCCGGGGTCGGGGACTGACTGATGCCCCGGTAGAGCCACTTGGGGCGCGTTCCGTCCTTGAGGTCGAGGCAGACCAGGTTGCCGGGGCGGGTCTTCACCAGGGCCGTCCCGTTGGCGAAGACGGCCGGCGCCTGGAGCAACGGATCGCTGCGGAAGGTCCAGTCCGGCTTCGGAGCCGGACCGAGCGGCTGCCCGGCTTGTCCCCCGTCCTTCCTCCGCGTGATCAGTACGGCGCCGCCGCCACCGACGACGACCGCCGTGCCCAGCGACGCGGCGAGGATCGCGCGCCGGGAGACACCCGGCCAGGACGGGGCGCGGTGCTGCCGGGGGGTGGGGGACGGGTTCCGGTGTCCGGGGGAGGTGGGGTGAGTCGGCTCCGCGGGCTCGGTGAGGGTCCGTGACCCGGCCCCCGCCGGGGCGCCGACCACGTCCCCGGGGCCGTGCGTTCCGGCATCGGGTGCCGGACGCGCCGCCTCCGTCGTCGCCGTCGTCATCGCCGTCGTCATCGCGGAGGTCGTCAGGTCCTGGCCCATGGCATGCGCGGCGCCCGCGGTATCCGCGGCGACCGGAGCGCCGGCGGCACCCGCACCATCCGCAACGCCCGGCAGTGAGCCGTCCGCGGCCGCCGAGACCTGGGCAACGGGGGCCGGGTGGGCGGGGAGCCGCGCGGCGTACGCCTGGGCGTGGGACGCCTGGGCATCGGGCCCCGGGGCGGCGGGCTGTGGGACAGAGGGGGCCGGGGCAGCGGGAACCGGGCCGACGGGGGCCGGGACCACGCGGGTTCCGGTCCACGACGCGTCGTCGAGGTCTCTCACGGCCGCCGCGCGGCGGGCGATCGACGCGGTCACCGGGGCCGGGAGCCAGCCGTCTCCGAGAACCTGTTCCGCGCCGCTGGGCGCGCAGGCGGCGGCCAGCCGTTCGGCGGTGATCCGCAGGTCCGGATCCCTCGCGAGACAGAGACTGATGATCTTGTCCAGCGGCTCGGGCACGTCCCTGAGGTCGGGTGTGCCGTGCGCCACCTGGTAGAGGAGCGCGGCCACCGAGGAGCCGTTGAACGGCGCGCGTCCGGTCGCGGCGAACGCGAGCACCGAGCCGAGGGAGAAGACGTCCCCCTCCGGTCCGATCGGATCACCGGTGGCGTGCTCGGGGCACATGTACTCGAAGGAGCCGAACAGCATCCCGGAGTGCGTCAGGTCGTAACCGTCGCTCGCCCGGACGATGCCGAAGTCGATGACCCGCGGACCGTCCGCGGCGAGCAGCACGTTGGACGGCTTCAGGTCGCGGTGCACCAGTCCCGCCGCGTGGACGGCCATCAGCGCCTCGGCGACGCCGGCGCCCAGTGCGAGCGCCGACTCCACGGGGAGCGGTCCGTGCTCGGCGACCGCCTCCGCCAGTGTCGGGCCGGGTATGTAGGTGGTGGCCAGCCAGGGCGTGGTGCCATCCGGCTCGGCGTCCACCACCGGTGCCGTGTACCTGCTGGTGACCACGCTCGCGGCCTCCACCTCGCGACGGAAGCGGATGTGGAACTTCCTGTCCCCCGTCATCTCGGGGCGGATGGCCTTGACCGCGACGACGCGCCCACGCGGGGACGTGGCCAGGTACACGCGCCCCATTCCGCCTGCGCCGAGCCGCGCCACGAGTCGGTAGGGACCAAACTTCTCGGGATCATCCGGGCCCAGTGGTTCCATGACCTCAGCTGCCTGTCCTCGGTGATGACGGGTGCGAATCGGCCCGCCGGGGCCAAGGGCGACCGGTTGTCCAGGCGACTCCCTGCGGTCCCTCCCCCACCGCCCCGCTCGTCCCGAGGCCACGGCCGGCTCTTCCAGAACGCCCGTCCGGCATCCGGGATGCGGCCCTGGTCATGGGTGGAGTGCATGGCGGGGCAGGATCGCCCTGTCAGGGTCTGAGAGCACAGTAGAGGCTGAAGTGGTCGGTGAGTGGCACTTTCTGTGAGCTATTTACAGTTACCTCAACCTGAGCTTTTCTCCACTTTTCCCTCTTTCAGGCGGAGTTGACGGATCGTCAGGTAACTTCCCGAGTCGTCACGAGAAGTCACCCCGGGCCAGACGACAGAAGCGGCCGGCGTCGCCCCGGACTCCGATGCGGGCGGGCGTGCCTGCCGGGTCCGGGGCGAACGTGTACCGGGCGCAACCGTCGGTCAGCCGCTCCACTCGGGGTTGCGCCCACTGGCTCCGAGCGCACGGTGGAAGGCGGGGGCATCGACGGACACGGGCACGGGCGGGCCGAAGCCACCGGTGGCCCGGGCGTGCTCGGCGATCTGCTCGACCGCGCCGAGCGCGGCCCGCGCGGTCTGCTCACCCAGGGCGAAGGGCCGACCGGTGGCACGGGCCAGATCCCAGCCGTGCACGGCGAGTTCCTCCAGCGTGACGGTCGCCGCGAACGCGGCGGGCATCTCTCCCGGACCGAACTCCGTGACCCCCTCGTAGGCCGCCGGATCGGCCCAGGCCACCGCGGCCCGCTCGGCGGCCTCGGCGACGTCCGCCGGTGACATCGCCGGCGCGGCATCCCCGCCGGACCCCGATTCCTTACGGGCGGCCCGTGCGGAGGCCGACAGGGTGCCTCCCAGGTGTTCGAGGAGCTCGGCGAC
It includes:
- a CDS encoding carboxymuconolactone decarboxylase, producing MATASETPVLDTLAAMTIDSIEHCHLDKRSLIQARIAALVAMDAPAISYLAHIDPAMKSDFTIEQLQDLLVAIAPVVGTARVMSAAGHIAEAFGVALALVESEAVAMARAEAESRSAS
- a CDS encoding calcium-binding protein, which codes for MRKRAALALLTAVTGLAGLAVPGAYADETVGDIQISGVAVNGGKNIVVDTADKTVTVSVTATDPSGIWDADFYLWQGPDGTDPYYSADGYILPNENTTPADCVASSSTTSTCSKTFTFEPDWWLTNADAGTWKVGVQVSANDDSWAERWTYTTTRLQRHSKLTANAGPEPIAKGKTLTVTGKLTRANWDTLDYRGYANQPVKLQFRKAGSTTYTTIKTVNASSTGNLTTTAPASEDGYWRWNFAGTSTTPPVNAAGDFVDVQ
- a CDS encoding phosphatase PAP2 family protein produces the protein MLWAATGVAALGFLITLEIAARRYGLPGPITCQVQELILPPKSGFMLYAGLALTMVVLSRRQRFAAAGAAIGIDLAFLLVRWAVGARLTDGHPFGNGALWVMLGCAVIAVTRRTGRERVLLLKGVGLGLLLVAGRKTGDTWLLITSKTRPTVLDQYVATADHALGSPSWLVGRVLTATGPLGAHALNYVYAQLAVAAVVVALYQLRHVAVERRFPGHHLVRTFMVIGLLGPAIYMIFPVVGPVFAYGTGNAHWASAHLWPETPPSAPWAVADLWPDTPTPVGVPHHMPFDRLTPRNCMPSLHTAWATAIFIHSRKGPRILRFAGTFWLIATLVATLGFGYHYGADLIAGVVFTVTIEAALRSLDRGWDRSGIQLVAYGATVFTALLLSYRYLPMEMAEHPLVFGPLLLLMMTSVIHGYVRTTTQWEPKPAPALQPEPEPQPETA
- a CDS encoding FG-GAP repeat domain-containing protein, translated to MNMLLARVRVFSNWGASYDAVVAAGDITGDGRTDLVSRDTAGNVYRNSGDGKGSFGGRTRIATGWQGYRAVM
- a CDS encoding PQQ-binding-like beta-propeller repeat protein; amino-acid sequence: MEPLGPDDPEKFGPYRLVARLGAGGMGRVYLATSPRGRVVAVKAIRPEMTGDRKFHIRFRREVEAASVVTSRYTAPVVDAEPDGTTPWLATTYIPGPTLAEAVAEHGPLPVESALALGAGVAEALMAVHAAGLVHRDLKPSNVLLAADGPRVIDFGIVRASDGYDLTHSGMLFGSFEYMCPEHATGDPIGPEGDVFSLGSVLAFAATGRAPFNGSSVAALLYQVAHGTPDLRDVPEPLDKIISLCLARDPDLRITAERLAAACAPSGAEQVLGDGWLPAPVTASIARRAAAVRDLDDASWTGTRVVPAPVGPVPAAPAPSVPQPAAPGPDAQASHAQAYAARLPAHPAPVAQVSAAADGSLPGVADGAGAAGAPVAADTAGAAHAMGQDLTTSAMTTAMTTATTEAARPAPDAGTHGPGDVVGAPAGAGSRTLTEPAEPTHPTSPGHRNPSPTPRQHRAPSWPGVSRRAILAASLGTAVVVGGGGAVLITRRKDGGQAGQPLGPAPKPDWTFRSDPLLQAPAVFANGTALVKTRPGNLVCLDLKDGTRPKWLYRGISQSPTPALLAYGAVVALGSGSTVIGVDPADGTERFTLDFGPDFRFDTLLGGYTDRAVSIVGLRLQRQSDEEGVATSTETVFGVDLQARRTAIIPIGAEDVGITLRPVIVSGAFVYADGLRNVTVRNTDDSSVRWKYPVGYDLRPGLAVLGGTVFAIGRELIALDLATGRLRWRVKAEHGQFASLGAAGDTVYVTGTDPYGVCAFDAETGSRRWFCPTPRLNVDNPVATGPHAIYVPAFENRAGFYAIDTARGRILWNFTDGRETGVNNWQLACDGAGHLVAQHFDRAYSLPTS
- a CDS encoding TIGR03086 family metal-binding protein; this encodes MDSERDEHGEHGEHGAPSAYDTLYPAIRKCADAVAATVSAIRSEQLGGRTPCEKFTVAELLEHLGGTLSASARAARKESGSGGDAAPAMSPADVAEAAERAAVAWADPAAYEGVTEFGPGEMPAAFAATVTLEELAVHGWDLARATGRPFALGEQTARAALGAVEQIAEHARATGGFGPPVPVSVDAPAFHRALGASGRNPEWSG